In the Fimbriiglobus ruber genome, AGAACAGGAAGTTATTCGAAGGGATCGGCAAAATCCGGCGGAACGCCAAGATTATTTTCGGGGGTGACTATTCCGGGGTGCCGCCAGACAACGACTATCTGCTCGACGGCGATATTTACCCGCTCGTTGATGCTTCGGGCGGCCGGGGGATTTCTCCGGAAGAGGGGCCGGCGCCCATCGCCCGATCGACGGGGTACGCCGGTGGCATCGGCCCTGCCAACGTGGCCGGTGTTCTCCACAAATTGAAGCAAGTTGTCGGCATTACGGACACGATCTGGATCGACATGGAGTCGAGTTTGCGGACGAAAACCAGCAATGGTGACGTGTTCGACCTAGATAAGTGTGAAGCGGTCTTGGAAGCCTGCAAACCGTTCGTGGGAGCGTAACGCGATGCCAACCAGTCATACAGGCGGCGTCTGGGAAGCGGCCATCGACCCGGACGACGACATTGGGCAGAACATCCCGATCGAGGCGAACGGGGCACCGATTGCCGAAGTATTAGGGTCCGACAACTTCCCATGCTTGGACCCTGACGAAGATGACTTTGAAGCAATCCACGCGGAAGCCGCTGCCACAGCCCGGCTCATCGCCACCGACGGACTCTTCCTCGCCGAAGAGATCCTGCAAGCCTTGGGGCACCGCAACGGCCGCGAGGTGTCGGACGTGACGCGGCAGGAGATGGAGCCGATCCGCAAGTTGGCGGCGGCCCTGGTGGCGAAGGGTAAGGGGGAGTGACCGACGATGATCGAACTGACATGCCGCCACTGCCTCCGTGAGCGGGTGACGCGACCCCGCGGGCTCTGCTGGGTTTGCTACTACACCCCGGGCGTCAGGGATCGATATGACCCCAAGAATCACCGGCCCGAGAACGATCGGCCCCTAGGTGAGCCAACAGCGACACAGCCCGGGACACCAGAGCGGATGGCGGTCTTGGAGGAGCGGGCGAACAAGGGTTTGAGGCTGTACCATCCGGACGACGCGAAGGAGTAACCGACATGGCCCGCGAAGGTGTCTGTATTGAGTGCCATAAAGAGAAGTTGTTGGTCCGTGGCACCTGTCTGGATTGCTGGCCGGAACGCCGGCGGCAGAACGTCGCGTATGAGCAAGGCACGCAGGCCGCTCACGACGACACAATGAACAACCCCTACGACCAAGAGACGGATTACAACGTCTTTTACTCTTGGGAGTTCGGGTATTCGGACGAGAGGGAGCGGATGGAGCGGCAGAGACTTCAGGAGAAGCACTGATGCCCCCGACTGTCGCCCAGATCGACGTCCTCGCCCAATGGCTCAGTGTGGCCGCCGGCACACCGAGTTCCAAACGTGAGCCGTATATTCGTCAGGCCCAAGCGTTGCTGACCGACCCACCGGCCGTGATGGTGGAAGCGATCCGGGCGCGAGTAACACAGATCAAGGAGTCCCAATGATCGACGCTGACAGACTCGACGACACCAGACGCGGGATCGAGAACCTGATCGACCACGCGGCCCGGCTCGGGAACGAGTTCACAGGGCCTCACGAGGGCGAGCCGGCCGAAGTGGCGAACATTTATTGGGCTTTGGACCGGGCGCGGAAGGAACTCCTCACGGCGTTTAACGGTTGCCACTCGCTGATGGTCGAAGCGCTGGCTCGTTCCGAGGCCGAGGCCCTGGCCGAGATCTCCCGACTGTGGTGTACGCGGCCAGGGCGCGAGCCGCTGCTCAGGAAAATCACGGACGGAGCATACCCACGGTGCATGGTTGGATACACGCTCGCACCGGACGACCCGCACGTAGGCAATCATACCGAGCGGTGGCTCGGGTTCGGTGCTCGGACTTATATGGGGGCGGTCGCCGAAGCTGTTCGACAAGGTCTTAAGTAAACCGAAAATGTCGGGGCGGCTTCGCAGCGTGCGTGGCCGCAGTTACAGGGTGATAGCGAGGGGATCTGACGATGCCGATCGATCCTGAAGAACTGAGCCGTGGTCTGGCCGAGATGGGCCAAAATCTCCAACGGGAGATGTCCGACGCTCGGGGAGCCAAAAAGCATACCCAGCGTGCATTACTCGCAACCGACGTCAGCGGCGGGGCGGTCGTGCTGGCCACCGACGGGCAGGGGATCGCGTTGATGTGCCACGAGGAAGGCACGAACGCGGAGGGTTGGGGGCTCGTCAGGGGTCGCGATACTCCTACGCCCGGACTCTACTTGTGGGAAGGGTACTCGCGGGTCATTGGTGGCCGCCCACCGAATGATTTTGAGTACGAAACGTATTGGTACGGCACTTGTCGACCGGTCGCCCCTGAAGAAATCGCTGCGCTGTACGCGATGATGCCACCGCCCGAAACAGAAATCGACGGTCCGGACGGTCCGGACGATACGGACAAGAACGGCTATTGAGGAATGACGATGCCAACCGAAGCGACTGATTGGGAAGGGCGGCCGGTGCCCGCAGATGAGTCGCCGGACACGCGAATCAATGTGTGGCAAATTAGCCCCCATCCGACCGACCCCGCCTACGATTTTTATGTGGAGCGGAGTTGGCAAGCCATGCTCAAGTACATGAGAAGCGGTTTCGAAGGGCTATTAGAGCGGCACGAATTCGTTGATGGCAAGAATGACGCGCTCGATATTAAGGTCGAGCTTGTGGAAATGACGTTGAGCGAATACGACGACATTATTAACGCTTAGCAATCCTTTACCCCTTACCTTATCGCCCGACCCGCGCCCACGCCCCGGGCCTAACCCTCAGACGGCTTGTGTCATGAAGACGACTTTGGCTTCGACTGCGGTAGTATCCATACTCGGGGCCAGCTCCGAGTTGGCCAAGATGCTGAACGAGCCATCGGGGCATGGAAGGCCGCGATGGTAGGGGTGTTCCTGATCGTGTGCGTGATGTGCGAGAGACGGGCGGGGAAAGGGACAGTGCCATCGTGAACGAAGAGGCCGCGTTCAACGCGTGGCTCGACGCCAACCCGCACGACTCGGTGGCCCGGGGCGCGTACGCCGACTGGCTCCGGGAACAGGATGACCCGAGATGCGACTGGTACGAGCTGGCAAGTCGGACAGGGCGGGTGCCGACAAACAGCGGGCACAAACCTTCCGTTTGGTTTCGCTGGTATTGGTTGGAAATCATGGCAGAGTCGCCACTGTTTAAATTCGTTGAACACTGCAGGCTGCCTTGGGAATTTCTGCAAAATGACCAAATTCATCTGAGCACTTTTATTTCTCGTCAAGCCGCGGAAGACGCCTGTGCCAACGCCTTCGCCTCCCTCCCCGCCGAGGGCCAGGCCGCCGTGGAAGCGGAGATTCGGGGTATTGGGAGCGGACGCGGGGAACTCAGGGGGTGCAGACGTGAGCGAATAGGAGCGGCTACCACTGACTGACCACCTGCTGGACCAGCGGGCTCCGCACGATGTCCGCCGGTCCCAACCGCACGTGACCCATGAGGCCGCCCCGCAGACGCTCCACGGCCCGCGGGAGGCCCGGCAACAACCTCGCGGGCAAGTCGGTTTGTTCCAGATCCCCGGTAACAATAACCCGCGTGCCGTCGCCGGGTCGCGTGAGCAGCATGAACATCTGCTGCTCCGTCGCGTTCTGCCCCTCGTCCAGAATCACGCACGCACCTCGCAGCGTCGACCCCCGCAGGTATTGGAGCGGGGAGATTATCACCTGCCGCGACTCAATCAGCCGGTCCATTGCCGCCCCCGTCTCATCTCCCAGATACTCGCAGAGGGCGTCGAGGAGCGGGGCGAAGTACGGGCCGACCTTCTCGCCGAGATCCCCCTTGTGGTAGCCCAATTCGCCGCCACACGTCACAGTTGGGCGGACGAGTACGATGCGGCGAATCTCGCCCCGT is a window encoding:
- a CDS encoding TIGR02996 domain-containing protein, whose translation is MNEEAAFNAWLDANPHDSVARGAYADWLREQDDPRCDWYELASRTGRVPTNSGHKPSVWFRWYWLEIMAESPLFKFVEHCRLPWEFLQNDQIHLSTFISRQAAEDACANAFASLPAEGQAAVEAEIRGIGSGRGELRGCRRERIGAATTD
- a CDS encoding PhoH family protein, with amino-acid sequence MTARTPGQRPYLAALRNPDYQLLFVTGPAGTGKTFLAASHALQQLQRGEIRRIVLVRPTVTCGGELGYHKGDLGEKVGPYFAPLLDALCEYLGDETGAAMDRLIESRQVIISPLQYLRGSTLRGACVILDEGQNATEQQMFMLLTRPGDGTRVIVTGDLEQTDLPARLLPGLPRAVERLRGGLMGHVRLGPADIVRSPLVQQVVSQW